TTGGGCCTTCTTTTATGCTATAATGGTAAAAAATGAAACGAGAGGAATGACATGACAGAATTAGACAAACGCCATCGTAGTAGTGTCTACGATAGCATGGTAAAATCTCCCAACCGTGCCATGCTTCGCGCGACGGGAATGACCGATGAAAGCTTTGAAAAACCAATCGTAGGGGTGATTTCTACTTGGGCTGAAAACACGCCTTGTAACATGCACCTTCATGATTTTGGAAAATTGGCCAAAGAAGGTGTAAAAGATGCGGGAGCTTGGCCGGTCCAATTTGGAACCATTACGGTTGCGGACGGGATCGCTATGGGGACTCCTGGTATGCGCTTCTCCTTGACGTCTCGTGATATCATTGCGGACTCTATCGAAGCGGCTATGGGCGGTCACAACGTGGATGCCTTTGTAGCCATCGGGGGTTGTGACAAGAACATGCCTGGTTCGATGATTGCCATTGCCAATATGGATATCCCTGCGATCTTCGCTTATGGTGGTACCATTGCTCCTGGTAATCTGAACGGCAAGGATATCGACTTGGTTTCTGTTTTCGAAGGGATCGGGAAATGGAACCACGGTGATATGACTGCTGAAGAAGTGAAGCAACTGGAATGTAATGCCTGCCCTGGCCCTGGTGGCTGTGGTGGTATGTATACGGCCAACACCATGGCGACAGCGATCGAGGTCCTTGGGATGAGTCTTCCTGGCTCCTCTTCTCACCCTGCTGAATCAGCAGATAAGAAGGCCGATATCGAAGAAGCAGGTCGTGCTGTTGTCAAGATGCTTGAAATGGGACTGAAGCCATCTGACATCTTGACCCGTGAAGCCTTTGAAGATGCCATCACTGTCACAATGGCGCTCGGTGGTTCCACCAATGCGACTCTGCACTTGCTTGCGATCGCTCACGCAGCTAACGTTGACTTGACGCTGGAAGACTTCAATGATTTCCAAGAGCGTGTGCCTCACTTGGCAGACTTGAAACCTTCTGGTCAATACGTCTTCCAAGACCTTTATAATGTCGGTGGTGTGCCAGCTGTCATGAAATACCTTCTTAAGAATGGTTTCCTTCATGGGGATCGCATCACCTGTACTGGTAAAACAGTAGCTGAGAACTTGGAAGCCTTCGCTGATTTGACACCGGGTCAAAAAGTCATCATGCCACTTGAAAATCCGAAACGTGCGGATGGTCCATTGATCATCTTGAAAGGGAACTTGGCTCCAGAAGGGGCGGTTGCTAAAGTATCAGGTGTGAAAGTTCGTAACATCACGGGTCCTGCTAAGGTCTTTGACTCCGAAGAAGCTGCCATTGAAGCGGTTCTTTCGGATGAAATCGTGGATGGCGACGTTGTTGTTGTCCGCTTCGTAGGTCCTAAGGGTGGTCCTGGTATGCCAGAAATGCTATCCTTGTCATCCATGATCGTTGGGAAAGGTCAAGGGGACAAGGTGGCCCTCTTGACAGACGGACGCTTCTCTGGTGGTACTTATGGTCTCGTTGTTGGACATATCGCGCCTGAAGCTCAGGTCGGTGGCCCAATCGCCTACCTCCACACAGGGGATCTGGTAACAGTTGACCAAGATACCAAAGAAATCACCATGCACGTCTCAGACGAAGAGTTGGCGAAACGGAAAGCTGAAACAACCTTGCCACCACTGTATAGCCGTGGGGTTCTGGGTAAATACGCCCACATCGTTTCTTCAGCATCACGTGGTGCTGTAACCGACTTCTGGAATATGGAACAGTCTGGTAAACAGTAATTGGATGGACGACTTTGTCCAAAGAGAGAATGGGACAGAAATCGGTAATTCGTTAGAATTCGATTTCGTCGTCCCACCTCCGCACAGTTGAGTAGGGCTGTAAAAGCTGATGAAATCAGTGTAGTAGAGTCCACTCAACCACTGCGTCTTGCTCGACAATCCAAAAATAATTGAGAGGCTAGGACTTTTGTCCCAGCCTCTTTTTTGGCTCAAAGTCGCTATTTTCAACCCTGTCGCTAAAACGTATGAATATTACTTTTTGGGGGATTTGGGTGTATCATCTGTTATTTTTCTTGTAAATCCATCTATAATTTGCTATAATTGTGACTAATCGAATCAATCCTTTAATACTGTCCAGAGAGGCAGGCAAGGAGCCATGGAAATGAAAGGCCTGGGAAGACCAGCCTATATTTTGTGTATCTCCTTGTTGTGGGGGATTTTTTTGTATATTGAAAAGTGGTTTGATAAAAAAGAAATCGTCGATGATGGAGCATGAAGCACTCCCTTACGATTTGGTCATCGAAGGTAGACGTTTTTGTTCAGCCATAGCTTATCGCATCTTAATTTTAGGAGGTTTTTACGATCGTGAATGACGTTAAATATGATGTGAATGAAATGCCAAAACCTGGTTTATTGGTTGGTTTATCTTTCCAGCATTTGTTTGCCATGTTTGGGGCGACAGTACTGGTGCCGATTTTGGTTGGAATTGATCCTGCCATTGCTCTCTTCTCATCTGGTTTGGGAACCTTGGCTCACTTAACCGTGACCAAGTATAAGATTCCTGCTTATATGGGGTCTAGTTTTGCTTATATTGCTGCTATGCAGATGTTGATGAAGACAGATGGAATCGCAGCAGTTGCCCAAGGTGCCATGGCGGGTGGTTTTGTCTACTTGTTTGTAGCTCTGATTGTTAAGTATGCGGGTAAAGATTGGATTAATAAGGTCCTTCCACCAATCGTGGTTGGTCCCATTATCATGGTAATTGGTTTGAATCTTGCGGCAAATGCAGTCACTGATGCGACAACCTTAAATAAAAGCTATAGTGGTTATGCTCTATTGATTTCGATGGTGACCCTCTTTGCGGTTATCCTCTTTAACATGTATGGCAAGAAGATTGTCGGTGTCGTCCCAATTTTACTTGGATTAATTGTGGGCTATATTTTCTCATTGGCTCTTGGTTTGATGACAGGACATAGTTTTGTCAATTTCTCAGAGGTAAGTGCGGCGCATTGGATTCAAGTTCCAAACTTTGACATTCCATTTGTGGATTATAGCTTTAAGCTCTATCCAAGTGCGATTTTGACCATGGCTCCGATTGCCTTTGTGACCATGACGGAACATTTTGGCCACCTCATGGTTTTAAATAGTTTGACTGAGCGTGATTACTTCAAGGATCCAGGGCTTGACCATACGCTTACTGGTGATGGCTTGGCACAGATTATTGCTGGATTCTTTGGAGCTCCTCCGGTAACTTCTTATGGGGAAAACATTGGGGTGATGGCCCTTAGTAAGGTCTACTCAGTTTACGTTATTTCAGGCGCAGCAGTGATTGCGGTTGTCATGAGCTTTATTG
Above is a window of Streptococcus sp. LPB0220 DNA encoding:
- the ilvD gene encoding dihydroxy-acid dehydratase yields the protein MTELDKRHRSSVYDSMVKSPNRAMLRATGMTDESFEKPIVGVISTWAENTPCNMHLHDFGKLAKEGVKDAGAWPVQFGTITVADGIAMGTPGMRFSLTSRDIIADSIEAAMGGHNVDAFVAIGGCDKNMPGSMIAIANMDIPAIFAYGGTIAPGNLNGKDIDLVSVFEGIGKWNHGDMTAEEVKQLECNACPGPGGCGGMYTANTMATAIEVLGMSLPGSSSHPAESADKKADIEEAGRAVVKMLEMGLKPSDILTREAFEDAITVTMALGGSTNATLHLLAIAHAANVDLTLEDFNDFQERVPHLADLKPSGQYVFQDLYNVGGVPAVMKYLLKNGFLHGDRITCTGKTVAENLEAFADLTPGQKVIMPLENPKRADGPLIILKGNLAPEGAVAKVSGVKVRNITGPAKVFDSEEAAIEAVLSDEIVDGDVVVVRFVGPKGGPGMPEMLSLSSMIVGKGQGDKVALLTDGRFSGGTYGLVVGHIAPEAQVGGPIAYLHTGDLVTVDQDTKEITMHVSDEELAKRKAETTLPPLYSRGVLGKYAHIVSSASRGAVTDFWNMEQSGKQ
- a CDS encoding uracil-xanthine permease family protein, which translates into the protein MNDVKYDVNEMPKPGLLVGLSFQHLFAMFGATVLVPILVGIDPAIALFSSGLGTLAHLTVTKYKIPAYMGSSFAYIAAMQMLMKTDGIAAVAQGAMAGGFVYLFVALIVKYAGKDWINKVLPPIVVGPIIMVIGLNLAANAVTDATTLNKSYSGYALLISMVTLFAVILFNMYGKKIVGVVPILLGLIVGYIFSLALGLMTGHSFVNFSEVSAAHWIQVPNFDIPFVDYSFKLYPSAILTMAPIAFVTMTEHFGHLMVLNSLTERDYFKDPGLDHTLTGDGLAQIIAGFFGAPPVTSYGENIGVMALSKVYSVYVISGAAVIAVVMSFIGKLSALLHSIPTPVLGGLSIALFGVIAASGLKILVEHKIDFDNKKNLLIASVILVSGIGGLMIDLGGLQITGVATSTILGIVLYQILPEPKVDEA